Genomic segment of Macellibacteroides fermentans:
TTATCTTTGTAGCTGGTTTATATAAGGTAATGAATATAAAATCAATTTCTCGAAACAATTAAAAATTCTCAATAATGAAAATCAAAGCAAACAATGCAAACTCTCCTGTATGGAAAGATGTACACGCACATTCTGTGCTTCCTGCGAAGCTAGAACCTCTTCGTGAGATTGCATACAATCTTTGGTGGGTTTGGAACTCAGACGCTACAAAACTTTTCAACAAAATAGACAGCGACCTTTGGAAAAAAACTGAAGGAAATCCTGTACTCTTGTTACAAACGATATCCTACAACAGGATGGAAGAAATTATGGCCGACAAGGAGTTTATGGATGAAATGAACAAGGTTTATGCCAAGTTTCAGTCATACATGGAAGAAAAGCCAAAACTCACCAAGCCCTCTGTAGCCTATTTCAGCATGGAGTATGGACTTGCAAATGTGCTTAAGATTTACTCGGGAGGACTGGGTGTTTTGGCTGGCGACTATCTGAAGGAGGCAAGCGACAGCAATATTGACATGGCTGCGGTGGGCTTTCTGTATCGTTACGGATATTTCAACCAATCCCTTTCCATGGACGGTCAGCAGATCGCTAATTACGAACCTCAGGATTTCAGCACCTTGCCAATCACGTTGATTACAGACGAACACAACAAACCTGTAATCCTTGAAATACCCTATCCCGGCAGAATTGTCTATTCTCAAATCTGGCAAGTCAAAGTAGGTCGTGTTCCTTTATATCTTATGGATACAGACATCCAGGAAAACAGCGAATGGGACCGCTCCATTACCCACCAGCTATATGGCGGCGACTGGGAAAACCGCATGAAACAGGAATATCTTCTGGGTATAGGCGGTATAATGATGTTGAATAAACTGGGAATTAAAAAGCAGATATATCATTGCAACGAAGGCCATGCTGCTCTGATTAATGCTCAACGCCTGGTAGATTACATCCAACAGGAAAACCTATCTTTCAATCAAGCTCTGGAAGTGGTGAGAGCCTCTTCGCTATACACGGTACACACTCCGGTTCCTGCAGGACACGATTATTTCGAGGAAGACCTTTTTGGACGATATATGGGAGAATTTCCGGCTAAATTAGGCATCAGCTGGCAGGAATTCATTGATATGGGACGGGAAAACCCCGGAACTCATGAGAAATTCTCTATGAGTGTATTTGCCCTCAATACCTGTCAGGAGGCCAACGGTGTTAGCTGGCTTCATGGTAAAGTGTCGCAAAAGATGTTTGCTCCGATCTGGAAAGGATACTTCCCGGACGAATTACATGTTAGTTGGGTAACCAATGGCGTTCACATGCCAACATGGGCAACTTCGGAATGGAAGCAATTCTACGCAAAGAACTTTGACAAGAATTTCTTTAATGACCAGTCTAATAAGGAAATCTGGAGTGCAATACAACAAGTTCCCGACGAAGAGATATGGAACATCCGTAAAACGATGAAGAATAAGCTGATCGACTATATACGTGTTCAGTTCAAAGAAAATTGGCTTAAAAATCAGGGAGATCCATCACAGGTTGTAAGTATTTTGGATAAAATCAATCCAAATGCCTTACTGATCGGATTCGGCAGACGATTTGCCACTTACAAACGTGCCCATCTGTTATTTACAGATCTTGACAGGCTCTCTAAGATTTTAAACAACGAGAAGTGCCCTATCCAGTTTATTTATACAGGAAAAGCACATCCGGCAGACGGTGGCGGACAGGGATTAATCAAACATATTGTTGAAATTTCCCGTCGTCCTGAATTCCTGGGCAAAATTATATTTCTTGAAAACTACGACATGCGCTTAGCCCGTCGTTTAATTTCGGGAGTAGACGTTTGGTTAAATACACCTACCAGACCATTGGAAGCATCGGGCACATCCGGCGAAAAAGCCGAAATGAACGGAGTATTGAACTTCTCTGTTTTAGATGGCTGGTGGTACGAAGGATACAGGGAAGGTGCCGGTTGGGCGCTTACCGACAAACGGACATACGAGAATCAGCAATACCAGGATCAGCTGGATGCAACAACTATCTATTCCATTCTTGAAAATGAGATTATCCCCACCTATTTTGCAAAAAACAGTAAAGGATATTCACCTGAATGGATACAATACATTAAGAATTCGATCGCTCAAATCGCTCCAGACTACACAATGAAACGTATGTTGGACGATTATATTGAAAGATTCTATAACAAACTGGCAACACGGTCTCAAAACCTGCACGATAACAACTATGCGAAAGCAAAAGAAATTGCGGCATGGAAAGAAGAGGTTGATGCACATTGGGATAGCTTTGTGGTTGAATCGATAAATTACAGCAAAGACCTTCAGACGAGCGGACCTGTATTAGGAAAAGAATTAAAGTTTAACATTGTAATTGATAGAAAAGAACTTCAGGGAATGCTGGGAGTTGAACTAGTCGTTGCAAAAGAGAAGACAGAGACCAAAGAACTTTCTTTATTGAAAACACATCCGTTTAAACTGATGAAGGAAGAAGGGTCCAAACTTTATTTCGATCTTAATATTGTACCAAGTATTTCGGGGTCTGTTAAATTGGCTCTCAGAGTATTCCCTGTAAACAAAGACCTGCCTCACCGTATGGATTTTGCATACTTGAAATGGATTCAGATTTAATATACCAATTACATACAAAAAAGAGGGTGTGTCAAAATGAGGGCACTGAAAAAGTAGCTTTCCCTCTTTTTAACAAAAACAGAACGGTATAAATCTGACCTAAAGTTGGATTTATGCCGTTTTATTTTGTATCTTAGAGTCATAAAAGAAGAATGACTATGCTCGCACAACAAGACCGTCTGGCTTTCAGTAACCACTTAGATCTTTACGATCTGATTATTCCTCAGGATAATCTTCTTCGTCGGATCAACATGCTGATTGACTTTACATTTGTTTACAAAGAATTAGTGTCCAAGTATAGTTTGGAAAATGGGCGCACAGCGGAAAGTCCAGTTCGTATGTTCAAATATCTTTTATTAAAAACCGTCTACGACCTTTCTGATGTTGACGTAGTGGAACGTTCCCGGTATGATATGTCTTTCAAATACTTTTTGGGTATGGTTCCAGAGGATGATGTAATAGATCCCAGTTCGCTATGTAAATTTCGTAAACTCCGGCTTAAGGACATGGATCTCTTGAATCTACTTATCGAAAAAACGGTTATCTTAGCCATTGAGAAGGGTATTATAAAATCAGCCTCCATCATA
This window contains:
- the glgP gene encoding alpha-glucan family phosphorylase, translated to MKIKANNANSPVWKDVHAHSVLPAKLEPLREIAYNLWWVWNSDATKLFNKIDSDLWKKTEGNPVLLLQTISYNRMEEIMADKEFMDEMNKVYAKFQSYMEEKPKLTKPSVAYFSMEYGLANVLKIYSGGLGVLAGDYLKEASDSNIDMAAVGFLYRYGYFNQSLSMDGQQIANYEPQDFSTLPITLITDEHNKPVILEIPYPGRIVYSQIWQVKVGRVPLYLMDTDIQENSEWDRSITHQLYGGDWENRMKQEYLLGIGGIMMLNKLGIKKQIYHCNEGHAALINAQRLVDYIQQENLSFNQALEVVRASSLYTVHTPVPAGHDYFEEDLFGRYMGEFPAKLGISWQEFIDMGRENPGTHEKFSMSVFALNTCQEANGVSWLHGKVSQKMFAPIWKGYFPDELHVSWVTNGVHMPTWATSEWKQFYAKNFDKNFFNDQSNKEIWSAIQQVPDEEIWNIRKTMKNKLIDYIRVQFKENWLKNQGDPSQVVSILDKINPNALLIGFGRRFATYKRAHLLFTDLDRLSKILNNEKCPIQFIYTGKAHPADGGGQGLIKHIVEISRRPEFLGKIIFLENYDMRLARRLISGVDVWLNTPTRPLEASGTSGEKAEMNGVLNFSVLDGWWYEGYREGAGWALTDKRTYENQQYQDQLDATTIYSILENEIIPTYFAKNSKGYSPEWIQYIKNSIAQIAPDYTMKRMLDDYIERFYNKLATRSQNLHDNNYAKAKEIAAWKEEVDAHWDSFVVESINYSKDLQTSGPVLGKELKFNIVIDRKELQGMLGVELVVAKEKTETKELSLLKTHPFKLMKEEGSKLYFDLNIVPSISGSVKLALRVFPVNKDLPHRMDFAYLKWIQI